The following are encoded in a window of Longibacter salinarum genomic DNA:
- a CDS encoding ferritin-like domain-containing protein → MTVANLEDLFIEQVRDLYNAETQVQKTYERWSNAAQSQQLKTLLSDRIEQASRRMNRLQQICNAMNVEPTGEKCHGMEGLLKEGTEYIQESEPTAVRDAGLIADAQRVEHYGIAGYGCAHTYAERLGMDEAAQALENNLDESSEIDQRMTNLAKGLLNPKAEPSTA, encoded by the coding sequence ATGACGGTAGCTAACCTGGAAGACCTCTTCATCGAACAGGTTCGTGATCTCTACAACGCGGAAACGCAGGTGCAGAAGACCTACGAGCGCTGGTCTAATGCGGCTCAGTCCCAGCAATTGAAGACGCTGCTATCTGACCGGATCGAGCAGGCGTCCCGTCGCATGAATCGGTTACAGCAGATCTGTAACGCGATGAACGTCGAGCCGACCGGCGAGAAATGCCACGGAATGGAAGGGCTCCTCAAGGAAGGGACTGAGTACATTCAGGAGTCGGAGCCAACCGCTGTCCGCGATGCGGGGCTGATCGCCGATGCTCAGCGCGTCGAGCACTACGGAATCGCCGGGTACGGGTGTGCCCACACGTACGCGGAGCGACTCGGCATGGATGAGGCGGCACAGGCACTTGAGAACAATTTGGACGAGAGCTCGGAGATAGACCAGCGGATGACGAACCTCGCCAAGGGTCTATTGAATCCGAAGGCCGAACCCTCGACTGCATAA
- a CDS encoding prolyl oligopeptidase family serine peptidase, translating to MLENKPNGFDEIPAAGQYLIDEDYTSSEKLVIAGGSNGGLLTGASLVQNLNLFGAAIVSDRVLGMLRYHKFTTGWAGVPEYGSSDDPEQFDDLRAYSPLHNVEDGPAYPATLIITANTDDRVVPAHSYTFAARVQGHSVAMNRFCCAWNQGRSR from the coding sequence ATGCTCGAGAACAAGCCGAACGGCTTCGATGAAATTCCTGCCGCCGGGCAGTATTTGATTGACGAAGACTACACTTCCAGCGAGAAATTGGTCATTGCCGGAGGGTCGAACGGCGGCCTGCTCACCGGCGCCTCACTGGTCCAGAACCTAAACCTCTTCGGCGCTGCGATCGTCTCTGACCGCGTTCTGGGCATGCTTCGGTATCACAAATTTACCACTGGCTGGGCAGGGGTACCCGAATACGGTTCGTCAGATGACCCAGAGCAGTTCGACGATCTCCGCGCATACTCTCCCCTTCACAATGTCGAGGACGGACCCGCCTACCCGGCGACGCTCATCATCACGGCCAACACCGATGATCGAGTCGTACCGGCGCATTCGTACACGTTCGCTGCTCGTGTACAGGGGCACAGCGTGGCGATGAACCGGTTCTGTTGCGCGTGGAACCAAGGCCGGTCACGGTAG
- a CDS encoding ATP-grasp domain-containing protein, translated as MTVTIIHENDDWLPPLRDALDRAGVPFDEWFLHEGHFDVLSAPPEGVFFNRMSASSHTRGHAASVDHTRQVLAWLQRHGRRVVNGLPAFELEMSKVRQYQALAAAGVRVPETRAVAGDTEVLIDAAKEVPAPFVTKHNRGGKGLGVQLFKTHEAFATHVRSDDFVPSPDHITLLQQYIEAADPQITRCEFVGGTLVYAVTADTREGFELCPAEACRTGDSCTIDGDDSLFELRTELPARLIAQYERFLAAEHVDVAGIEFIEDTEGRCWTYDVNGTTNYNPEIETAAEQSAWDAVAQLLGQELQVAA; from the coding sequence GTGACTGTCACGATCATCCACGAAAACGACGACTGGCTTCCTCCGCTTCGCGATGCACTCGATCGCGCGGGCGTGCCATTCGACGAGTGGTTCCTCCACGAAGGCCATTTTGACGTCCTCTCCGCCCCACCCGAGGGTGTGTTCTTCAACCGGATGAGCGCGTCGTCGCACACGCGTGGCCATGCCGCGAGCGTCGATCACACGCGTCAGGTTCTGGCGTGGCTGCAGCGGCACGGTCGTCGCGTCGTGAACGGGTTGCCTGCATTCGAGCTTGAAATGAGCAAGGTCCGGCAGTACCAGGCCCTTGCGGCAGCAGGTGTTCGAGTACCCGAGACACGCGCTGTCGCCGGCGACACGGAGGTTCTTATCGACGCAGCCAAAGAGGTGCCGGCTCCGTTCGTCACGAAGCACAACCGCGGCGGCAAAGGACTCGGCGTCCAGCTCTTCAAAACGCACGAGGCCTTCGCGACGCACGTACGATCCGACGATTTCGTGCCATCGCCCGATCACATCACGCTTCTTCAGCAGTACATCGAAGCCGCCGACCCTCAGATCACGCGATGCGAGTTCGTCGGTGGCACCCTCGTCTATGCCGTGACAGCTGACACCCGCGAAGGCTTCGAGCTCTGCCCCGCAGAGGCCTGCCGCACGGGCGACAGTTGCACGATCGACGGCGACGATAGCCTCTTCGAGCTGCGCACGGAGCTCCCCGCCCGCCTGATTGCTCAGTACGAACGGTTCCTTGCCGCCGAGCACGTCGATGTCGCGGGAATCGAGTTTATCGAGGACACGGAGGGTCGCTGCTGGACCTACGACGTGAACGGAACGACCAACTACAACCCCGAGATCGAGACGGCAGCCGAGCAAAGCGCATGGGACGCCGTTGCCCAACTCCTCGGCCAGGAACTCCAGGTCGCAGCATAG
- a CDS encoding DUF445 domain-containing protein, giving the protein MADHDTSSAPDIASSEAGASSSESTAGDPSAPSSALFPVPATRTGRLRRLLVATVQKHMPRPDEEAEAVEEPPRRTGSYARWLPILRAVPWILLGVFGTSFVWDFPGAELTVWGHTITVEGLLRITSVSGLIGFLTNWLALTMLFQPREPRPLVGQGVIPAQRERVAWRLAQAVSDELINEEIIIEKIHDSDLTSRYRDLALSITRDVTEDPVFRAELKTLLEDYFREVLSSPEVRERIVDFTEAQIEKNVGEGLPGLALRVYRTVGEEAFQKRLDEAVGQLPDAVGPILDEAMPYLDHVPEQLERRADEIEVLLTQLVLRFVESINIQKIVLDNVRAYDERQLENLLKRTTNEQLNYIKYLGGVLGVIGGLVIWAPVASLIGLAILVPGVWAMDEALFRMQGGE; this is encoded by the coding sequence ATGGCGGATCACGATACATCATCGGCACCGGATATTGCATCCTCGGAGGCGGGCGCGTCCTCTTCCGAGTCGACGGCTGGTGACCCGTCGGCACCGTCCTCCGCTCTGTTCCCCGTACCAGCGACGCGGACGGGGCGCCTTCGCCGCCTGCTGGTCGCAACGGTCCAGAAACACATGCCTCGCCCGGACGAGGAGGCGGAAGCGGTGGAGGAGCCGCCGCGTCGTACGGGCAGCTACGCTCGCTGGCTGCCGATCCTTCGCGCCGTTCCGTGGATCCTACTGGGCGTGTTCGGTACCTCCTTCGTCTGGGACTTCCCGGGCGCCGAACTCACCGTCTGGGGCCACACGATCACGGTCGAAGGCCTGCTTCGCATCACGTCGGTCAGCGGCCTGATCGGTTTTCTGACCAACTGGCTCGCGCTCACGATGCTCTTCCAGCCCAGGGAGCCGCGTCCGCTGGTGGGCCAGGGCGTCATTCCTGCTCAGCGTGAGCGCGTAGCCTGGCGATTGGCACAGGCCGTGTCCGACGAGCTGATTAACGAGGAGATCATCATCGAGAAGATTCACGATAGCGATCTCACATCGCGCTATCGGGATCTCGCCCTCTCCATCACGCGGGACGTGACGGAGGACCCGGTCTTTCGCGCCGAACTCAAGACGCTGCTGGAGGACTACTTCCGCGAGGTTCTCTCGTCTCCGGAAGTGCGTGAGCGCATCGTGGACTTTACGGAAGCGCAGATCGAGAAGAACGTCGGTGAGGGACTGCCTGGCCTCGCACTCCGTGTCTATCGAACAGTTGGGGAGGAAGCCTTTCAGAAGCGGCTCGATGAAGCCGTTGGCCAACTCCCGGATGCCGTCGGTCCCATCCTCGACGAGGCCATGCCGTATCTCGACCATGTGCCCGAACAACTCGAGCGCCGCGCCGATGAGATCGAGGTCCTGCTCACCCAACTCGTGCTCCGCTTCGTGGAATCGATCAATATCCAGAAGATCGTTCTGGACAACGTCCGCGCCTACGACGAGCGTCAGCTTGAGAACCTCCTAAAACGCACGACGAACGAACAGCTCAATTACATCAAGTACCTCGGCGGCGTGCTCGGCGTCATCGGTGGACTGGTCATCTGGGCGCCCGTTGCCTCCTTGATCGGACTCGCTATTCTCGTTCCAGGCGTCTGGGCGATGGACGAAGCCCTGTTTCGCATGCAAGGCGGGGAATAG
- a CDS encoding LLM class flavin-dependent oxidoreductase, translated as MDLGIWLPIFGGWLRNVEDEGMPPTFEYNKRVAQAADESGFSTILIAELNLNDIKGIRAPSLECWTTTSALAAVTDRIRLMSAIRPGFREPAVTAKMAANIDHISGGRFEINLVSAWWEEEMKMYVGDWLEHGDRYDRSREFVEILRGLWTEDTFSYDGDFYTIEDAILEPKPVQPRGVPIYAGGGSDEGRTMIANHCDHYLMHGGSPEKIGRDIEDMRQRRAEAGYNSDDMQFGMAAYVICRDTEEEAQAELDRITTIDYESEGYDSYDDFVENSKLDSEIDLKDYSVSNRGLRPNLVGTPEQIVDRLQEYADVGLDLVLLQCSPMLEEVQRLGRDVIPKLKRVKTRV; from the coding sequence ATCGATCTCGGTATCTGGCTCCCCATCTTCGGCGGATGGCTTCGAAACGTGGAAGACGAAGGGATGCCACCTACCTTCGAGTACAACAAGCGGGTCGCACAGGCGGCAGACGAGTCCGGCTTTTCGACGATCCTGATCGCCGAACTGAACCTAAACGACATCAAAGGAATTCGGGCGCCGAGCCTGGAATGCTGGACGACGACCTCTGCTCTGGCTGCCGTCACCGACCGGATCCGGCTTATGTCTGCCATCCGTCCGGGCTTCCGGGAGCCGGCCGTAACGGCGAAGATGGCCGCCAACATCGATCACATCAGCGGCGGACGGTTCGAGATCAACCTCGTCTCCGCGTGGTGGGAGGAGGAGATGAAGATGTACGTTGGCGACTGGCTTGAGCACGGCGATCGCTACGACCGGTCCAGAGAGTTCGTCGAGATCCTGCGCGGGCTGTGGACGGAGGACACGTTCTCGTACGACGGCGACTTCTACACGATTGAAGACGCGATTCTGGAGCCGAAGCCGGTTCAACCGCGCGGCGTGCCGATCTATGCGGGAGGCGGGTCCGACGAGGGACGCACGATGATCGCCAACCACTGCGATCACTATCTCATGCACGGCGGCTCACCCGAGAAAATCGGTCGCGACATCGAAGACATGCGCCAACGTCGCGCGGAGGCAGGCTACAACTCCGATGATATGCAATTCGGAATGGCGGCGTATGTAATCTGCCGCGACACGGAAGAGGAGGCGCAGGCCGAGCTGGATCGCATCACGACCATCGACTACGAGTCCGAAGGCTACGATAGCTACGACGACTTCGTAGAGAACTCGAAGCTGGATTCAGAGATCGACCTCAAGGACTACTCGGTGTCGAACCGGGGCCTGCGCCCGAACCTCGTTGGCACCCCGGAGCAGATCGTGGATCGGTTACAGGAATACGCCGATGTCGGCCTCGACCTCGTGCTTCTGCAATGCTCCCCGATGCTGGAGGAAGTTCAGCGCCTCGGCCGGGACGTGATCCCCAAGCTCAAACGCGTGAAAACACGCGTGTAG
- a CDS encoding WS/DGAT/MGAT family O-acyltransferase, with protein MKDYEPLSGVDAAWLRMDEPTNLMTITSVLVLEDPMDLATLREIVAERFVGFTRFRQRIRPSSSGVQWELDPHFDLTQHVRRSALPGDAGKHELQEHVSELMSMPLDRNKPLWDLELIEDYAGGSAVIARIHHCIADGIALVQVLLSLTDEYFDPSRFPKAKSGSRLPSLIRAPLNAAKKAADAASVLINEGAHSIVDPSRITHRAKQGLSLGAALSKLALIGADSDTRIKGNLGVAQNAAWSGPIDLEVVKETGRAIDAKVNDVLLGAVAGALRHYLEQHGDPTDGISIRGMIPVNLRPIEDAFDLGNRFGLVYVDLPVGLGDRTERVLSVKQQMDEIKASSEAAAAFGILEVLGYFPNELEEQAVRLFSSKASAVLTNVPGPRKILHMKGHRLQHIMPWVPRAGNIGLGISIFSYAGEVRLGIACDNGLIPDPGTILEGFEEEFDQIVESFGENRGDTAPSTTPPENEPADDSEGMT; from the coding sequence ATGAAAGACTACGAACCGCTGTCCGGCGTCGACGCCGCCTGGCTGCGCATGGACGAGCCCACCAACCTGATGACGATCACGTCGGTCCTCGTCCTGGAGGACCCGATGGATCTCGCCACACTGCGAGAGATCGTTGCAGAACGGTTCGTCGGCTTCACACGCTTTCGCCAACGAATTCGCCCGTCGAGCAGTGGCGTGCAGTGGGAGCTGGACCCACACTTCGACCTGACCCAACACGTGCGTCGGTCAGCCCTACCTGGCGATGCGGGGAAGCACGAGCTGCAAGAGCATGTCAGTGAGCTGATGAGCATGCCGCTGGACCGCAACAAGCCGCTCTGGGACCTTGAGCTCATCGAGGATTACGCTGGCGGCAGTGCCGTGATCGCTCGCATCCATCACTGCATTGCGGATGGAATCGCACTCGTTCAGGTCCTCCTGTCGTTGACGGACGAATACTTCGATCCGTCACGCTTTCCAAAAGCGAAGTCCGGCAGCCGGCTCCCCAGCCTGATTCGCGCTCCACTCAATGCCGCCAAAAAGGCAGCGGACGCAGCCAGCGTGCTGATCAACGAGGGCGCTCACTCGATCGTCGACCCGAGTCGAATCACGCACCGCGCCAAGCAGGGACTGAGCCTCGGCGCAGCCCTCTCGAAGCTTGCTCTGATCGGGGCCGACTCTGATACGCGAATCAAAGGCAACCTCGGTGTCGCGCAGAATGCCGCATGGTCGGGGCCGATCGATTTGGAGGTCGTAAAGGAAACCGGTCGCGCGATCGACGCCAAAGTCAACGATGTGCTCCTGGGGGCCGTCGCCGGCGCGCTTCGCCACTACCTGGAGCAGCACGGCGACCCAACGGACGGCATCTCAATTCGTGGAATGATTCCCGTCAACCTGCGACCGATCGAGGATGCCTTCGACCTTGGCAATCGCTTCGGCCTCGTTTACGTTGACCTCCCGGTCGGCCTCGGGGACCGCACGGAGCGCGTGCTTAGCGTGAAACAGCAGATGGATGAAATCAAGGCATCCTCTGAGGCGGCAGCGGCGTTCGGCATACTGGAGGTCCTCGGCTACTTCCCGAATGAGCTCGAGGAGCAGGCCGTCCGCCTCTTCAGCAGCAAAGCCAGCGCAGTTCTCACAAATGTGCCCGGCCCCCGCAAGATTCTCCACATGAAAGGTCACCGGCTACAGCACATCATGCCCTGGGTGCCCCGAGCCGGCAACATCGGGCTGGGCATCAGCATCTTCAGCTACGCAGGCGAAGTCCGGCTCGGCATCGCGTGCGACAACGGACTCATTCCAGATCCAGGAACGATCCTCGAAGGC
- a CDS encoding MlaE family ABC transporter permease, whose amino-acid sequence MADRLLAPFYTLGRYILLLTRAFSSLDEVRTYWGNLVTQMVRIGIDSLPITALAAAFSGAVLTVQTAYQLEASFIPNTIIGSIVVPSMMLELAAVITGFILAGRVGARIAAELGTMRVSEQIDALEAMGLNSISFLILPRVLAGIIMFPVLYVAACLIGIGGGVMIGHVGGFLSAQEFIDGARQFFKPFDPFFGLIKSFTFGFIITSIACYKGYYTTGGAEGVGDATTQAAVQSCVFILIADLFLAVTLL is encoded by the coding sequence GTGGCCGATCGTCTCCTTGCCCCGTTCTACACGCTCGGGCGCTACATTTTGCTGCTCACCCGTGCCTTTTCGTCGCTTGATGAGGTTCGGACGTACTGGGGAAACCTGGTCACGCAGATGGTGCGCATCGGGATCGACTCGCTTCCGATTACGGCATTGGCAGCGGCGTTCTCTGGCGCGGTGCTGACCGTCCAGACCGCCTACCAGTTGGAGGCGTCCTTTATTCCTAACACCATTATCGGCTCCATCGTCGTCCCTTCGATGATGCTAGAGCTCGCCGCCGTGATCACAGGGTTTATCCTGGCCGGTCGTGTCGGCGCTCGCATCGCGGCTGAACTGGGCACGATGCGGGTCTCGGAGCAGATCGACGCCCTGGAAGCGATGGGGCTGAACTCGATTAGCTTTCTCATCCTTCCGCGCGTGCTGGCCGGTATCATCATGTTCCCGGTACTCTACGTCGCGGCCTGCCTGATCGGTATCGGGGGCGGCGTCATGATTGGACACGTCGGAGGCTTTCTCAGTGCTCAGGAATTCATCGACGGCGCGCGTCAATTTTTTAAGCCGTTCGATCCATTCTTTGGTCTAATTAAGTCCTTTACCTTCGGCTTCATTATCACGTCCATCGCCTGCTACAAAGGGTACTACACAACCGGTGGCGCTGAAGGTGTAGGCGACGCTACAACGCAGGCCGCCGTCCAGAGCTGTGTATTTATCTTGATCGCGGATCTCTTCCTGGCTGTTACGCTTCTCTGA
- a CDS encoding ABC transporter ATP-binding protein gives MIEVENLYKSFGDLDVLEDVDLTIEDGETIAIIGRSGSGKSVLMKHLVGLLKPDKGRVLVDDIDIGAIPYEELREVRKHFGVLFQGGALFDSMTSFENIAFPLNYFTSQSDEEIRERVLECLELVRMPDVGPKKPSELSGGMRKRVALARAIALEPRYILYDEPTSGLDPETSNTIDELITQLSDELNVTSVVVTHDMHSVFAIADRAAFLHNCHMHWVGPVDDIHKKPDEILDRFVKANEYHVGDPLRATASQRGQV, from the coding sequence ATGATTGAGGTAGAAAACTTATACAAGAGCTTCGGCGACCTCGACGTTCTTGAGGACGTCGACCTTACAATCGAAGATGGTGAGACGATCGCCATCATCGGGCGATCCGGCTCCGGGAAAAGCGTCCTTATGAAGCACCTGGTCGGACTGCTAAAGCCGGACAAGGGCCGGGTCCTCGTCGACGACATCGATATCGGCGCCATTCCATACGAAGAGCTCCGCGAGGTCCGAAAGCATTTCGGCGTACTCTTTCAGGGCGGCGCTCTGTTTGATTCGATGACCTCATTCGAGAATATCGCCTTCCCGCTAAACTACTTCACCTCGCAGTCAGACGAGGAGATTCGCGAACGCGTTCTCGAGTGCCTCGAACTGGTCCGGATGCCAGATGTCGGGCCCAAAAAACCGTCGGAGTTGTCCGGGGGCATGCGTAAGCGTGTCGCCCTGGCCCGGGCGATCGCGCTGGAACCGCGGTACATCCTGTACGATGAACCGACGAGTGGCCTTGACCCCGAAACGTCGAACACGATCGACGAGCTCATCACTCAGCTCTCCGACGAGCTTAACGTGACCAGCGTGGTCGTGACGCACGACATGCACTCCGTTTTCGCCATTGCCGATCGTGCGGCGTTTCTCCACAACTGCCACATGCACTGGGTCGGCCCGGTCGACGACATCCACAAAAAGCCGGATGAGATTCTCGACCGGTTCGTCAAAGCCAACGAGTACCACGTCGGCGATCCGCTACGTGCCACAGCCTCTCAACGTGGACAGGTATAA
- the radA gene encoding DNA repair protein RadA yields MAKKSILYVCQECGHEAHKWMGKCPGCGAWNTMVEETPKSQVKARVPKGASKKKSAGSNGSRGGWGANRTTNADIKRLTEIELTEEARLRTGIVEFDRVMGGGIMQGSFSLIAGDPGIGKSTLMTEMGRYLPNHTILYVTGEESKRQVKLRAQRLGVDSENLLLLSETNVEEISSAVEDVEPDILIVDSIQTIYRPDLSSAPGSVSQVRESTASLLKITKELEFSTFLVGHVTKKGTIAGPRVLEHMVDTVLYFEGDRHHAYRILRSVKNRFGAANEIGVFEMRESGLREVQNPSEIFLSERGYGVSGSTVVCSMEGTRPVLVEIQSLVTPSSYGTPQRTATGFEYKRLQMILAVLEKRSGLAFSDYDVFINVAGGVKLDEPAVDLGVAVAAASSFKDVPTDTGSVLIGEVGLGGEIRTVSQVEPRLKEAAKLGFERAVIPQNNLDRITVDLDIDVTGAKTLRDVVDMVL; encoded by the coding sequence ATGGCCAAGAAATCCATTCTGTACGTCTGCCAGGAATGCGGACACGAAGCTCACAAGTGGATGGGCAAGTGTCCCGGCTGCGGGGCGTGGAATACCATGGTCGAGGAAACCCCGAAGTCGCAAGTGAAAGCCCGCGTGCCGAAAGGGGCATCAAAAAAGAAGTCCGCCGGGTCCAATGGTTCTCGCGGAGGATGGGGGGCCAACCGGACAACCAATGCGGACATCAAGCGTCTGACGGAGATTGAGTTGACGGAGGAGGCACGCCTTCGCACGGGCATTGTGGAGTTCGACCGCGTGATGGGCGGCGGCATCATGCAGGGCTCGTTCAGCCTGATCGCCGGGGATCCCGGCATCGGAAAGTCGACGCTGATGACCGAAATGGGACGCTACCTCCCGAATCACACGATTCTGTACGTGACAGGCGAGGAGTCGAAGCGGCAGGTGAAGCTGCGGGCTCAGCGCCTTGGGGTCGACTCGGAAAATCTCCTTCTGCTTTCGGAGACGAATGTGGAGGAAATCAGCTCTGCCGTCGAAGACGTGGAGCCAGACATTCTCATTGTCGACTCGATTCAGACGATCTACCGTCCCGATCTCTCCAGCGCGCCGGGCTCGGTCAGTCAGGTGCGCGAAAGCACCGCCTCATTGCTCAAAATCACGAAGGAACTGGAGTTCTCTACGTTTCTCGTCGGTCACGTCACAAAGAAAGGCACGATCGCCGGCCCCCGTGTGCTTGAGCACATGGTCGACACCGTCCTGTACTTCGAGGGCGACCGGCATCACGCGTATCGTATTCTGCGCTCGGTCAAAAACCGATTCGGCGCGGCGAACGAGATCGGCGTGTTCGAGATGCGTGAGTCCGGGCTCCGGGAGGTGCAGAACCCAAGCGAAATTTTTCTCTCGGAGCGCGGCTATGGGGTCAGCGGCTCGACCGTCGTGTGCTCGATGGAGGGGACGCGTCCTGTGCTCGTGGAAATCCAGTCGCTGGTGACACCGAGTAGCTACGGGACGCCGCAACGCACGGCCACCGGATTCGAGTACAAGCGGCTGCAGATGATTCTCGCTGTGCTGGAGAAGCGATCCGGCCTCGCCTTCAGCGATTACGACGTGTTCATCAACGTGGCGGGCGGTGTGAAACTGGACGAGCCGGCCGTTGACCTCGGCGTGGCCGTGGCCGCGGCCTCCAGCTTTAAAGACGTGCCGACGGATACGGGCAGCGTGTTAATTGGCGAGGTGGGGCTCGGTGGCGAGATTCGAACCGTCAGCCAGGTCGAACCCCGGCTTAAGGAGGCGGCAAAGCTTGGCTTCGAGCGCGCCGTTATTCCACAGAACAACCTCGACCGCATCACGGTCGACCTCGACATCGATGTTACCGGGGCGAAGACGCTTCGCGATGTCGTTGATATGGTTTTGTGA
- a CDS encoding MlaD family protein: protein MTYSKEIKVGLSIVVAAIVFFVGLRFLQNVPIFKSSYALQTEFQDAGGLVAGNPVQMKGVNIGTVESVKLDLSDQVVRVIFRVEEDVKVPQGSFAEASGFSALSGVKLAITPGPASNPPVEPGSTLPGPPQGGILEQLSDAGPRLVSRADSTLTDASIAMQALSEKVSNPTSNLNQLISALEQTGRNLERATDDEALGNTIENLEAVTADLRRLSGETQAAEDSLSENNLGEIMARLNRSLNKLDRNLANLERSTTNLGEITDKINNGDGTAGRLINDPSLYNRLDSAAVQANELLRDLQENPNRYLDDMTLVKVF from the coding sequence ATGACTTACAGTAAAGAAATTAAGGTCGGCCTCTCGATCGTCGTCGCAGCGATCGTGTTCTTTGTCGGACTCCGATTTTTACAGAACGTCCCGATCTTCAAAAGCAGCTATGCGCTGCAGACGGAGTTTCAGGATGCCGGTGGCCTCGTTGCCGGTAACCCCGTCCAGATGAAGGGCGTGAATATCGGCACGGTCGAGAGCGTAAAGCTGGACCTCAGCGACCAGGTCGTCCGCGTGATTTTCCGCGTGGAGGAAGACGTGAAGGTCCCGCAGGGCTCGTTTGCAGAAGCATCAGGATTCAGCGCCCTCAGCGGAGTGAAACTGGCGATTACTCCGGGCCCCGCCAGCAACCCGCCTGTCGAGCCCGGCTCCACGCTACCTGGCCCGCCGCAGGGTGGCATCCTCGAACAGCTATCGGACGCCGGTCCTCGCCTCGTTTCGCGTGCCGACTCGACCCTGACCGACGCGAGCATAGCCATGCAGGCGCTCAGCGAAAAGGTCAGCAATCCGACGAGCAACCTGAACCAGCTCATCAGCGCACTCGAGCAAACGGGCCGCAACCTGGAGCGCGCCACGGACGACGAAGCCCTCGGCAACACGATCGAGAACCTGGAAGCTGTAACGGCTGATCTGCGCCGCCTCTCGGGTGAGACTCAGGCCGCCGAGGACTCGCTGTCCGAAAACAACCTCGGCGAAATCATGGCGCGCCTGAACCGGTCGCTCAACAAGCTCGATCGCAACCTCGCCAACCTCGAGCGTTCGACGACGAATCTGGGTGAGATCACCGACAAGATCAATAACGGCGACGGCACGGCCGGCCGCCTGATCAACGACCCGAGCCTATACAACCGACTGGACTCTGCCGCAGTGCAGGCGAACGAACTCCTGCGCGATCTGCAGGAGAATCCGAACCGGTACCTAGACGACATGACACTGGTTAAAGTGTTTTAG